From Myxococcales bacterium, the proteins below share one genomic window:
- a CDS encoding DMT family transporter: MTGHERRPRARLFVVVAALLWSTGALGIKTLSTTAAPTIACLRAVFATVVMGVALGSRAPLARIVATARRPRVGLAAVSYAVMVVCFVAAAKLTTGANAILIQYTAPVYVAILSPFLLGERVGRREALAVLATMVGMVLFFMGDLSSEGRLGNVVAVVSSFGFAGLPILLRMDDLARRRGALPEEPLTPLVAMTLGNVVAALVCLPKALAAMPASTGAWVTIGLLGTFQIAVPYLFYASAVRDLPALESSLIAAIEPIVSPLWVFLMVGERPSGFALLGGALIVVAVTVQATASPTKASENQSDFENLDPSPLTVGSPTRAPNEGRADEGHDEPHDDQPAA, from the coding sequence GTGACAGGGCACGAGAGAAGGCCTCGCGCCCGCCTCTTCGTCGTCGTCGCGGCGCTGCTCTGGAGCACCGGAGCCCTCGGCATCAAGACGCTCTCCACCACCGCAGCTCCGACGATCGCCTGCCTGCGCGCCGTCTTCGCGACCGTGGTCATGGGCGTCGCGCTGGGCTCACGAGCTCCCCTCGCGCGCATCGTCGCGACCGCGAGGCGCCCCCGCGTCGGCCTCGCCGCGGTGAGCTATGCCGTGATGGTCGTGTGCTTCGTGGCCGCCGCCAAGCTCACCACGGGCGCCAACGCCATCCTCATCCAATACACCGCGCCGGTGTACGTCGCGATCCTCTCGCCGTTCCTCCTCGGCGAGCGCGTCGGCCGCCGCGAGGCGCTCGCCGTCCTCGCGACGATGGTGGGCATGGTGCTCTTCTTCATGGGCGATCTCAGCTCGGAAGGGCGGCTCGGCAACGTCGTGGCCGTCGTCTCGAGCTTCGGCTTCGCGGGGCTGCCCATCTTGCTGCGCATGGACGACCTCGCCCGGCGGAGAGGCGCGCTCCCCGAAGAGCCGCTCACTCCCCTCGTCGCCATGACGCTCGGGAACGTGGTCGCGGCGCTCGTCTGTCTGCCGAAGGCGCTCGCCGCCATGCCCGCTTCCACGGGAGCCTGGGTGACCATCGGCCTGCTCGGTACGTTCCAGATCGCCGTGCCGTACCTCTTCTACGCGAGCGCCGTACGGGATCTCCCGGCGCTCGAGAGCTCGCTCATCGCCGCGATCGAGCCGATCGTCAGCCCGCTCTGGGTGTTCCTCATGGTGGGAGAGAGGCCCTCGGGATTCGCGTTGCTCGGCGGCGCGCTCATCGTCGTCGCCGTCACCGTCCAGGCAACCGCCTCGCCGACCAAGGCATCCGAAAACCAAAGCGATTTCGAAAACTTGGATCCATCACCCTTGACCGTGGGATCTCCGACGCGCGCGCCGAACGAGGGCCGCGCCGACGAAGGCCACGACGAGCCCCACGACGACCAGCCAGCGGCGTGA